One part of the Trichoplusia ni isolate ovarian cell line Hi5 chromosome 2, tn1, whole genome shotgun sequence genome encodes these proteins:
- the LOC113505767 gene encoding sterile alpha and TIR motif-containing protein 1 isoform X6 produces the protein MVSSTTSSSASSSQRLQSSSQRLAHMATTERKASSMKSDLTELKSSISEMKNLSNSAAKNFGQRFRSSMENIVDQDDMGDRNLPVIRDLSEMDDMGDMSDMGELSGEGPLVTFPESDTPPPITEKPSLLSSNTAVVGANAASNELKYSAARVTSASSTRVVADGYSASRSASNSTKMRRVQHGELQYAERSAASASHRLLQAEGLTAEQNAASLQEQRSLKAGELTAQEANNMSATSSRLQTEAFSAEKMSMASAQARQTVTSSGMFSHKEHSSVAHSNMTISSKNLSTKSTLHTSSQMSQLLNGTIKPGDEDLTNLTFEDLDKLNSNSNQKDVEMAIQKYSSRMNAFITSIKNNQIEMKNASVHFKKLNDMLRRAWAVPTYGHELGYSLCNTLRESGGLDILMANCLEYNNPELQFSSAKLLEQCLTTENRAHVVENGLEKVVNVACSCSKHANSVDHSRTGTGILEHLFKHSESTCGDVIKLGGLDAVLFECRKNDVETLRHCATALANLSLYGGAENQEAMIKRKVPMWLFPLAFHNDDNIKYYACLAIAVLVANKEIEAAVLKSGTLNLVEPFVTSHNPSEFAKSNLAHAHGQSKNWLKRLVPVLSSKREEARNLAAFHFCMEAGIKKQQGNTEIFREIGAIESLKKVASCPNAVASKYAAQALRLVGEEVPHKLSQQVPLWSIEDVREWVKQIGFSEYATNFYESKVDGDLLLQITEENLKEDIGLQNGIRRKRFTRELQQLKKMADYTSRDTSSLNDFLQGIGPEYTIYTYSMLNAGVDKESIRGLSDEQLENECRIVNSIHRLRILNAIKEYENSLPSKGEENMEKNLDVFVSYRRSNGSQLASLLKVHLQLRGFTVFIDVERLEAGKFDNNLLQSIRQAKHFLLVLTPNALDRCKTDSDRKDWVHRETVAALQSQCNIVPIIDNFEWPKAEELPEDMRAVCHFNGVRWIHDYQDACVDKLESFLRGKSNIANRLDGPLRGRGDTQTPGTATIGRGPPNYQRMASCESRGSDKAD, from the exons ATGGTATCCAGCACGACTTCAAGCAGTGCGTCATCGAGCCAAAGGCTGCAAAGCTCATCGCAACGACTGGCGCACATGGCCACAACCGAGAGAAAAGCAAGTTCTATGAAGTCTGATTTAACTGAACTCAAAAGTTCTATTTCTGAAATGAAGAACCTTAGCAACTCCGCAGCGAAAAATTTCGGCCAAAG ATTTAGAAGTTCAATGGAGAACATAGTCGATCAAGATGATATGGGGGACCGGAATTTGCCCGTCATTCGAGATCTGAGTGAAATGGACGACATGGGTGATATGAGTGACATGGGTGAACTCTCAGGCGAAGGCCCATTAGTCACATTCCCAGAATCAGACACACCACCACCAATAACAGAAAAACCATCATTGTTATCCAGCAACACTGCGGTTGTTGGGGCTAATGCAGCTAGCAATGAGCTCAAATATAGTGCAGCACGGGTAACATCCGCAAGCTCAACCCGGGTCGTCGCCGATGGATACAGTGCTTCAAGATCTGCGTCTAACAGTACAAAAATGCGTCGAGTGCAGCATGGGGAATTACAATACGCCGAACGTAGCGCAGCGAGTGCATCTCACAGATTACTGCAAGCCGAGGGTCTTACCGCAGAACAAAATGCAGCATCGCTTCAA GAGCAACGTTCGTTGAAAGCCGGTGAACTAACAGCACAAGAGGCAAATAACATGTCAGCTACAAGTTCAAGACTACAGACAGAAGCCTTCAGCGCCGAGAAGATGTCTATGGCTTCTGCTCAAGCTCGTCAGACAGTTACCTCCAGCGGAATGTTTAGTCACAAGGAGCACTCCAGTGTTGCTCACTCCAATATGACGATCTCCAGTAAAAACCTATCAACCAAATCCACTCTTCACACCAGCTCCCAA atgaGTCAATTATTAAATGGAACAATAAAGCCAGGTGACGAAGATCTTACAAATTTAACGTTCGAAGATTTGGACAAGCTTAACAGcaattcaaatcaaaaagaTGTAGAAATGgccatacaaaaatattcatcaagaATGAATGCATTTATTAcgtcgataaaaaataatcaaatagaaatgaaaaatgCATCAGTTCATTTCAAGAAACTGAATGACATGTTACGAAGAGCATGGGCGGTGCCAACGTACGGCCATGAACTCGGGTATTCTCTGTGTAACACACTAAGAGAATCTGGTGGGCTTGACATACTAATGGCCAATTGTTTAGAGTATAATAACCCGGAATTACAGTTCTCTTCAGCAAAACTGCTTGAACAATGTCTCACAACTGAAAACAGAGCTCATGTTGTAGAAAACGGTCTTGAAAAAGTAGTCAATGTCGCCTGTTCTTGTTCAAAACATGCTAATTCAGTTGATCATTCAAGAACAGGTACCGGAATACTGGAACACCTATTCAAACACAGTGAAAGCACATGCGGTGACGTCATTAAATTGGGAGGTTTAGACGCAGTCTTGTTTGAATGCAGGAAAAATGATGTGGAAACACTAAGGCACTGCGCAACTGCACTTGCTAATTTATCCTTGTATGGTGGAGCTGAAAACCAAGAAGCGATGATTAAAAGGAAAGTACCGATGTGGCTCTTCCCATTAGCTTTTCACAACGATGACAACATCAAGTACTATGCCTGTTTAGCCATTGCAGTTTTAGTTGCTAACAAAGAAATAGAGGCGGCAGTTCTTAAATCAGGCACATTGAATTTAGTAGAACCATTCGTAACCTCGCACAATCCGTCAGAATTTGCCAAATCAAATCTTGCACACGCCCATGGTCAGAGTAAAAACTGGTTAAAAAGATTAGTGCCAGTATTAAGTTCCAAAAGAGAAGAAGCGAGAAATTTAGCAGCTTTCCACTTTTGCATGGAGGCTGGAATAAAGAAGCAACAAGGAAACACGGAAATATTTCGAGAAATTGGAGCTATTGAATCATTGAAAAAAGTAGCTAGCTGTCCGAATGCAGTCGCTTCTAAATATGCAGCACAAGCCTTACGGCTAGTTGGCGAGGAAGTGCCTCATAAGTTATCTCAACAAGTTCCTTTATGGTCTATTGAAGACGTAAGAGAGTGGGTAAAGCAAATAGGTTTCTCAGAATATGCCACAAACTTTTATGAAAGTAAAGTTGATGGAGATTTGTTACTACAGATAACTGAAGAAAATCTTAAGGAGGACATTGGTCTGCAAAATGGAATCAGACGGAAAag ATTCACGAGAGAACTTCAACAACTCAAGAAAATGGCTGACTACACTTCAAGAGACACAAGTAGTCTTAATGATTTTCTGCAAGGCATCGGTCCCGAATACACTATTTATACATATTCCATGTTAAACGCTGGCGTTGACAAGGAATCTATTCGGGGACTAAGTGATGAACAACTGGAAAACGAATGTCGCATTGTCAATAGTATACATAGATTAAGAATTTTGAATGCAATTAAAG aataCGAAAACAGTTTACCAAGCAAAGGCGAAGAAAACATGGAGAAAAATTTGGATGTTTTCGTTAGCTACCGAAGATCTAACGGTTCGCAGTTGGCAAGTTTGCTCAAAGTCCATCTTCAACTCCGAGGATTTACAGTGTTCATAGACGTTGAGCGACTGGAAGCTGGCAAGTTTGACAACAATCTGCTGCAGAGCATAAGGCAGGCGAAACACTTCTTGCTCGTTCTTACCCCAAATGCACTCGACAGGTGTAAAACAGACAGCGATAGAAAAGACTGGGTTCACAGG gagACAGTAGCAGCCTTACAGTCACAGTGCAATATTGTACCAATTATCGATAACTTCGAATGGcctaaagctgaagagcttccAGAGGACATGAGAGCAGTTTGTCATTTCAATGGAGTCCGGTGGATTCATGATTACCAAGATGCATGTGTTGATAAATTAGAAAG TTTCCTCCGAGGAAAGTCAAATATCGCCAATCGCCTTGACGGTCCACTGAGAGGCCGCGGTGACACGCAAACACCTGGAACCGCCACTATCGGACGAGGACCACCGAACTACCAACGCATGGCTTCCTGCGAAAGCCGAGGGAGCGATAAAGCAGATTGA
- the LOC113505767 gene encoding sterile alpha and TIR motif-containing protein 1 isoform X5, producing the protein MENLKKSSLVSRQNQSLNAQVTSSSSQQMVSSTTSSSASSSQRLQSSSQRLAHMATTERKASSMKSDLTELKSSISEMKNLSNSAAKNFGQRFRSSMENIVDQDDMGDRNLPVIRDLSEMDDMGDMSDMGELSGEGPLVTFPESDTPPPITEKPSLLSSNTAVVGANAASNELKYSAARVTSASSTRVVADGYSASRSASNSTKMRRVQHGELQYAERSAASASHRLLQAEGLTAEQNAASLQEQRSLKAGELTAQEANNMSATSSRLQTEAFSAEKMSMASAQARQTVTSSGMFSHKEHSSVAHSNMTISSKNLSTKSTLHTSSQMSQLLNGTIKPGDEDLTNLTFEDLDKLNSNSNQKDVEMAIQKYSSRMNAFITSIKNNQIEMKNASVHFKKLNDMLRRAWAVPTYGHELGYSLCNTLRESGGLDILMANCLEYNNPELQFSSAKLLEQCLTTENRAHVVENGLEKVVNVACSCSKHANSVDHSRTGTGILEHLFKHSESTCGDVIKLGGLDAVLFECRKNDVETLRHCATALANLSLYGGAENQEAMIKRKVPMWLFPLAFHNDDNIKYYACLAIAVLVANKEIEAAVLKSGTLNLVEPFVTSHNPSEFAKSNLAHAHGQSKNWLKRLVPVLSSKREEARNLAAFHFCMEAGIKKQQGNTEIFREIGAIESLKKVASCPNAVASKYAAQALRLVGEEVPHKLSQQVPLWSIEDVREWVKQIGFSEYATNFYESKVDGDLLLQITEENLKEDIGLQNGIRRKRFTRELQQLKKMADYTSRDTSSLNDFLQGIGPEYTIYTYSMLNAGVDKESIRGLSDEQLENECRIVNSIHRLRILNAIKEYENSLPSKGEENMEKNLDVFVSYRRSNGSQLASLLKVHLQLRGFTVFIDVERLEAGKFDNNLLQSIRQAKHFLLVLTPNALDRCKTDSDRKDWVHRETVAALQSQCNIVPIIDNFEWPKAEELPEDMRAVCHFNGVRWIHDYQDACVDKLESFLRGKSNIANRLDGPLRGRGDTQTPGTATIGRGPPNYQRMASCESRGSDKAD; encoded by the exons ATGGAGAACCTGAAGAAAAGCAGCCTGGTTTCGCGCCAGAACCAATCGCTCAATGCTCAGGTCACCAGCTCTTCCTCACAACAG ATGGTATCCAGCACGACTTCAAGCAGTGCGTCATCGAGCCAAAGGCTGCAAAGCTCATCGCAACGACTGGCGCACATGGCCACAACCGAGAGAAAAGCAAGTTCTATGAAGTCTGATTTAACTGAACTCAAAAGTTCTATTTCTGAAATGAAGAACCTTAGCAACTCCGCAGCGAAAAATTTCGGCCAAAG ATTTAGAAGTTCAATGGAGAACATAGTCGATCAAGATGATATGGGGGACCGGAATTTGCCCGTCATTCGAGATCTGAGTGAAATGGACGACATGGGTGATATGAGTGACATGGGTGAACTCTCAGGCGAAGGCCCATTAGTCACATTCCCAGAATCAGACACACCACCACCAATAACAGAAAAACCATCATTGTTATCCAGCAACACTGCGGTTGTTGGGGCTAATGCAGCTAGCAATGAGCTCAAATATAGTGCAGCACGGGTAACATCCGCAAGCTCAACCCGGGTCGTCGCCGATGGATACAGTGCTTCAAGATCTGCGTCTAACAGTACAAAAATGCGTCGAGTGCAGCATGGGGAATTACAATACGCCGAACGTAGCGCAGCGAGTGCATCTCACAGATTACTGCAAGCCGAGGGTCTTACCGCAGAACAAAATGCAGCATCGCTTCAA GAGCAACGTTCGTTGAAAGCCGGTGAACTAACAGCACAAGAGGCAAATAACATGTCAGCTACAAGTTCAAGACTACAGACAGAAGCCTTCAGCGCCGAGAAGATGTCTATGGCTTCTGCTCAAGCTCGTCAGACAGTTACCTCCAGCGGAATGTTTAGTCACAAGGAGCACTCCAGTGTTGCTCACTCCAATATGACGATCTCCAGTAAAAACCTATCAACCAAATCCACTCTTCACACCAGCTCCCAA atgaGTCAATTATTAAATGGAACAATAAAGCCAGGTGACGAAGATCTTACAAATTTAACGTTCGAAGATTTGGACAAGCTTAACAGcaattcaaatcaaaaagaTGTAGAAATGgccatacaaaaatattcatcaagaATGAATGCATTTATTAcgtcgataaaaaataatcaaatagaaatgaaaaatgCATCAGTTCATTTCAAGAAACTGAATGACATGTTACGAAGAGCATGGGCGGTGCCAACGTACGGCCATGAACTCGGGTATTCTCTGTGTAACACACTAAGAGAATCTGGTGGGCTTGACATACTAATGGCCAATTGTTTAGAGTATAATAACCCGGAATTACAGTTCTCTTCAGCAAAACTGCTTGAACAATGTCTCACAACTGAAAACAGAGCTCATGTTGTAGAAAACGGTCTTGAAAAAGTAGTCAATGTCGCCTGTTCTTGTTCAAAACATGCTAATTCAGTTGATCATTCAAGAACAGGTACCGGAATACTGGAACACCTATTCAAACACAGTGAAAGCACATGCGGTGACGTCATTAAATTGGGAGGTTTAGACGCAGTCTTGTTTGAATGCAGGAAAAATGATGTGGAAACACTAAGGCACTGCGCAACTGCACTTGCTAATTTATCCTTGTATGGTGGAGCTGAAAACCAAGAAGCGATGATTAAAAGGAAAGTACCGATGTGGCTCTTCCCATTAGCTTTTCACAACGATGACAACATCAAGTACTATGCCTGTTTAGCCATTGCAGTTTTAGTTGCTAACAAAGAAATAGAGGCGGCAGTTCTTAAATCAGGCACATTGAATTTAGTAGAACCATTCGTAACCTCGCACAATCCGTCAGAATTTGCCAAATCAAATCTTGCACACGCCCATGGTCAGAGTAAAAACTGGTTAAAAAGATTAGTGCCAGTATTAAGTTCCAAAAGAGAAGAAGCGAGAAATTTAGCAGCTTTCCACTTTTGCATGGAGGCTGGAATAAAGAAGCAACAAGGAAACACGGAAATATTTCGAGAAATTGGAGCTATTGAATCATTGAAAAAAGTAGCTAGCTGTCCGAATGCAGTCGCTTCTAAATATGCAGCACAAGCCTTACGGCTAGTTGGCGAGGAAGTGCCTCATAAGTTATCTCAACAAGTTCCTTTATGGTCTATTGAAGACGTAAGAGAGTGGGTAAAGCAAATAGGTTTCTCAGAATATGCCACAAACTTTTATGAAAGTAAAGTTGATGGAGATTTGTTACTACAGATAACTGAAGAAAATCTTAAGGAGGACATTGGTCTGCAAAATGGAATCAGACGGAAAag ATTCACGAGAGAACTTCAACAACTCAAGAAAATGGCTGACTACACTTCAAGAGACACAAGTAGTCTTAATGATTTTCTGCAAGGCATCGGTCCCGAATACACTATTTATACATATTCCATGTTAAACGCTGGCGTTGACAAGGAATCTATTCGGGGACTAAGTGATGAACAACTGGAAAACGAATGTCGCATTGTCAATAGTATACATAGATTAAGAATTTTGAATGCAATTAAAG aataCGAAAACAGTTTACCAAGCAAAGGCGAAGAAAACATGGAGAAAAATTTGGATGTTTTCGTTAGCTACCGAAGATCTAACGGTTCGCAGTTGGCAAGTTTGCTCAAAGTCCATCTTCAACTCCGAGGATTTACAGTGTTCATAGACGTTGAGCGACTGGAAGCTGGCAAGTTTGACAACAATCTGCTGCAGAGCATAAGGCAGGCGAAACACTTCTTGCTCGTTCTTACCCCAAATGCACTCGACAGGTGTAAAACAGACAGCGATAGAAAAGACTGGGTTCACAGG gagACAGTAGCAGCCTTACAGTCACAGTGCAATATTGTACCAATTATCGATAACTTCGAATGGcctaaagctgaagagcttccAGAGGACATGAGAGCAGTTTGTCATTTCAATGGAGTCCGGTGGATTCATGATTACCAAGATGCATGTGTTGATAAATTAGAAAG TTTCCTCCGAGGAAAGTCAAATATCGCCAATCGCCTTGACGGTCCACTGAGAGGCCGCGGTGACACGCAAACACCTGGAACCGCCACTATCGGACGAGGACCACCGAACTACCAACGCATGGCTTCCTGCGAAAGCCGAGGGAGCGATAAAGCAGATTGA
- the LOC113505767 gene encoding sterile alpha and TIR motif-containing protein 1 isoform X4, producing MVVTKVDNMASYSTYTGKPKIFFPKKIPEFSLDGNSSVKQNGSAKDLASVMENLKKSSLVSRQNQSLNAQVTSSSSQQMVSSTTSSSASSSQRLQSSSQRLAHMATTERKASSMKSDLTELKSSISEMKNLSNSAAKNFGQRFRSSMENIVDQDDMGDRNLPVIRDLSEMDDMGDMSDMGELSGEGPLVTFPESDTPPPITEKPSLLSSNTAVVGANAASNELKYSAARVTSASSTRVVADGYSASRSASNSTKMRRVQHGELQYAERSAASASHRLLQAEGLTAEQNAASLQEQRSLKAGELTAQEANNMSATSSRLQTEAFSAEKMSMASAQARQTVTSSGMFSHKEHSSVAHSNMTISSKNLSTKSTLHTSSQMSQLLNGTIKPGDEDLTNLTFEDLDKLNSNSNQKDVEMAIQKYSSRMNAFITSIKNNQIEMKNASVHFKKLNDMLRRAWAVPTYGHELGYSLCNTLRESGGLDILMANCLEYNNPELQFSSAKLLEQCLTTENRAHVVENGLEKVVNVACSCSKHANSVDHSRTGTGILEHLFKHSESTCGDVIKLGGLDAVLFECRKNDVETLRHCATALANLSLYGGAENQEAMIKRKVPMWLFPLAFHNDDNIKYYACLAIAVLVANKEIEAAVLKSGTLNLVEPFVTSHNPSEFAKSNLAHAHGQSKNWLKRLVPVLSSKREEARNLAAFHFCMEAGIKKQQGNTEIFREIGAIESLKKVASCPNAVASKYAAQALRLVGEEVPHKLSQQVPLWSIEDVREWVKQIGFSEYATNFYESKVDGDLLLQITEENLKEDIGLQNGIRRKRFTRELQQLKKMADYTSRDTSSLNDFLQGIGPEYTIYTYSMLNAGVDKESIRGLSDEQLENECRIVNSIHRLRILNAIKEYENSLPSKGEENMEKNLDVFVSYRRSNGSQLASLLKVHLQLRGFTVFIDVERLEAGKFDNNLLQSIRQAKHFLLVLTPNALDRCKTDSDRKDWVHRETVAALQSQCNIVPIIDNFEWPKAEELPEDMRAVCHFNGVRWIHDYQDACVDKLESFLRGKSNIANRLDGPLRGRGDTQTPGTATIGRGPPNYQRMASCESRGSDKAD from the exons ATTCCAGAGTTTTCTCTGGATGGGAACAGCAGTGTGAAACAGAACGGCAGCGCCAAAGACCTGGCTTCCGTGATGGAGAACCTGAAGAAAAGCAGCCTGGTTTCGCGCCAGAACCAATCGCTCAATGCTCAGGTCACCAGCTCTTCCTCACAACAG ATGGTATCCAGCACGACTTCAAGCAGTGCGTCATCGAGCCAAAGGCTGCAAAGCTCATCGCAACGACTGGCGCACATGGCCACAACCGAGAGAAAAGCAAGTTCTATGAAGTCTGATTTAACTGAACTCAAAAGTTCTATTTCTGAAATGAAGAACCTTAGCAACTCCGCAGCGAAAAATTTCGGCCAAAG ATTTAGAAGTTCAATGGAGAACATAGTCGATCAAGATGATATGGGGGACCGGAATTTGCCCGTCATTCGAGATCTGAGTGAAATGGACGACATGGGTGATATGAGTGACATGGGTGAACTCTCAGGCGAAGGCCCATTAGTCACATTCCCAGAATCAGACACACCACCACCAATAACAGAAAAACCATCATTGTTATCCAGCAACACTGCGGTTGTTGGGGCTAATGCAGCTAGCAATGAGCTCAAATATAGTGCAGCACGGGTAACATCCGCAAGCTCAACCCGGGTCGTCGCCGATGGATACAGTGCTTCAAGATCTGCGTCTAACAGTACAAAAATGCGTCGAGTGCAGCATGGGGAATTACAATACGCCGAACGTAGCGCAGCGAGTGCATCTCACAGATTACTGCAAGCCGAGGGTCTTACCGCAGAACAAAATGCAGCATCGCTTCAA GAGCAACGTTCGTTGAAAGCCGGTGAACTAACAGCACAAGAGGCAAATAACATGTCAGCTACAAGTTCAAGACTACAGACAGAAGCCTTCAGCGCCGAGAAGATGTCTATGGCTTCTGCTCAAGCTCGTCAGACAGTTACCTCCAGCGGAATGTTTAGTCACAAGGAGCACTCCAGTGTTGCTCACTCCAATATGACGATCTCCAGTAAAAACCTATCAACCAAATCCACTCTTCACACCAGCTCCCAA atgaGTCAATTATTAAATGGAACAATAAAGCCAGGTGACGAAGATCTTACAAATTTAACGTTCGAAGATTTGGACAAGCTTAACAGcaattcaaatcaaaaagaTGTAGAAATGgccatacaaaaatattcatcaagaATGAATGCATTTATTAcgtcgataaaaaataatcaaatagaaatgaaaaatgCATCAGTTCATTTCAAGAAACTGAATGACATGTTACGAAGAGCATGGGCGGTGCCAACGTACGGCCATGAACTCGGGTATTCTCTGTGTAACACACTAAGAGAATCTGGTGGGCTTGACATACTAATGGCCAATTGTTTAGAGTATAATAACCCGGAATTACAGTTCTCTTCAGCAAAACTGCTTGAACAATGTCTCACAACTGAAAACAGAGCTCATGTTGTAGAAAACGGTCTTGAAAAAGTAGTCAATGTCGCCTGTTCTTGTTCAAAACATGCTAATTCAGTTGATCATTCAAGAACAGGTACCGGAATACTGGAACACCTATTCAAACACAGTGAAAGCACATGCGGTGACGTCATTAAATTGGGAGGTTTAGACGCAGTCTTGTTTGAATGCAGGAAAAATGATGTGGAAACACTAAGGCACTGCGCAACTGCACTTGCTAATTTATCCTTGTATGGTGGAGCTGAAAACCAAGAAGCGATGATTAAAAGGAAAGTACCGATGTGGCTCTTCCCATTAGCTTTTCACAACGATGACAACATCAAGTACTATGCCTGTTTAGCCATTGCAGTTTTAGTTGCTAACAAAGAAATAGAGGCGGCAGTTCTTAAATCAGGCACATTGAATTTAGTAGAACCATTCGTAACCTCGCACAATCCGTCAGAATTTGCCAAATCAAATCTTGCACACGCCCATGGTCAGAGTAAAAACTGGTTAAAAAGATTAGTGCCAGTATTAAGTTCCAAAAGAGAAGAAGCGAGAAATTTAGCAGCTTTCCACTTTTGCATGGAGGCTGGAATAAAGAAGCAACAAGGAAACACGGAAATATTTCGAGAAATTGGAGCTATTGAATCATTGAAAAAAGTAGCTAGCTGTCCGAATGCAGTCGCTTCTAAATATGCAGCACAAGCCTTACGGCTAGTTGGCGAGGAAGTGCCTCATAAGTTATCTCAACAAGTTCCTTTATGGTCTATTGAAGACGTAAGAGAGTGGGTAAAGCAAATAGGTTTCTCAGAATATGCCACAAACTTTTATGAAAGTAAAGTTGATGGAGATTTGTTACTACAGATAACTGAAGAAAATCTTAAGGAGGACATTGGTCTGCAAAATGGAATCAGACGGAAAag ATTCACGAGAGAACTTCAACAACTCAAGAAAATGGCTGACTACACTTCAAGAGACACAAGTAGTCTTAATGATTTTCTGCAAGGCATCGGTCCCGAATACACTATTTATACATATTCCATGTTAAACGCTGGCGTTGACAAGGAATCTATTCGGGGACTAAGTGATGAACAACTGGAAAACGAATGTCGCATTGTCAATAGTATACATAGATTAAGAATTTTGAATGCAATTAAAG aataCGAAAACAGTTTACCAAGCAAAGGCGAAGAAAACATGGAGAAAAATTTGGATGTTTTCGTTAGCTACCGAAGATCTAACGGTTCGCAGTTGGCAAGTTTGCTCAAAGTCCATCTTCAACTCCGAGGATTTACAGTGTTCATAGACGTTGAGCGACTGGAAGCTGGCAAGTTTGACAACAATCTGCTGCAGAGCATAAGGCAGGCGAAACACTTCTTGCTCGTTCTTACCCCAAATGCACTCGACAGGTGTAAAACAGACAGCGATAGAAAAGACTGGGTTCACAGG gagACAGTAGCAGCCTTACAGTCACAGTGCAATATTGTACCAATTATCGATAACTTCGAATGGcctaaagctgaagagcttccAGAGGACATGAGAGCAGTTTGTCATTTCAATGGAGTCCGGTGGATTCATGATTACCAAGATGCATGTGTTGATAAATTAGAAAG TTTCCTCCGAGGAAAGTCAAATATCGCCAATCGCCTTGACGGTCCACTGAGAGGCCGCGGTGACACGCAAACACCTGGAACCGCCACTATCGGACGAGGACCACCGAACTACCAACGCATGGCTTCCTGCGAAAGCCGAGGGAGCGATAAAGCAGATTGA